The Anaeromyxobacter sp. Fw109-5 genomic interval CGACGTTCATGGCGAGGTCGCGCACCATCGCGCGGATCACCGCCAGCTGCTGGTAGTCCTTCTCCCCGAACAGCGCGACGTGCGGCCGGGTGAGGTTGAACAGCTTCGCGACGACGGTCGCGACGCCACGGAAGTGCCCTGGCCTCGACGCGCCGCAGAGCCCCTGCGACACCCCCTCGACCGTGACCCACGTCTGGAAGTCGGGCGGGAACACCGCCCTCGGGTCGGCCGGCGCGAGGACCCAGTCGATGCCGGCGGCCGCGCACTTCGCGAGGTCGCCCTGGAGGTCGCGCGGGTAGCGGGAGAGGTCCTCGCCCGCGCCGAACTGCGTCGGGTTCACGAAGATGCTGGCGACGGCGAGGCCGCGCCGTCCCCCCTCGTCCGCGCGGGCGCGCGCCGCGCGCAGGAGCGAGAGGTGCCCGTCGTGAAGGAACCCCATCGTCGGGACGAGCGCGAGGCGGGCGCCGCCGTCGCGCGCCGCGAAGCAGCGCGCCTGCCAGGCGGCGGGGTCGGTGATGAGCTCGGGTGCGTTCATCTCGGGAGGAGCGGTCGCGCCGGCGCCGGCGCAGCTCGCTTAGACCGGCGCGCCCATGACGCCGCCCGACGGCTCGCCGTCGTCCTCGTCGACGGGGGCGGCCGGCACGAGGCGCACGGTGGAGGAGTGGAAGCTGTGGGCGTCGTCCGGGAAGACGCGGCGCTTCACCTCGCCCACGTACGCGCCCACCGCGGTGGAGATCGCCTGCCCGATCTCGCCGAAGCGCTTCACGAACTTGGGCGTGAACGCGTCGTCCATGCCGAGGAGGTCGTTCAGCACGAGCACCTGCCCGTCGCAGTGCAGGCCCGCGCCGATGCCGATGGTGGGGATGCGCAGCTGGCTCGAGATGATCCGTGCGAGCTCCGCGGGGATGCACTCGAGCACGATGGCGTAGCACCCCGCGAGCTCGAGCGCGCGCGCGTCGCGCAGGAGCTGCTGCGCCTTCTCGGAGTCCTTCCCCTGCACGACGTAGCCGCCCATGCGGTGCACCGCCTGCGGGGTGAGGCCGATGTGGCCCATCACCGGCACGCCGGCGCGCGCGATGCGGCGGATGACCTCGACGAACTCCGCGCCGCCCTCGAGCTTCACCGACTCGACGCCGCCCTCGGCCACGAGGCGCATCGCGGACTTCACCGCCTCGTCCGCGCTCGCCTGGTAGCTGCCGAACGGCATGTCGCCCACGAGGTGGGCGCGGCCCGAGGAGCGCGCGAGCCCGCGCCGCACGGCGGCCGAGTGGTAGATCATGTGCTCCAGCGTGACGGGCAGGGTGGACTCGTGCCCCTGCACCACCATGCCGAGCGAGTCGCCGACGAGCACCACGTCGACGCCCGCGGCGTCGGCGAGGCGGGCGGCGGTCGCGTCGTAGGCCGTGACGACGGCGATCTTCTCGCCGGCGTCCTTCATCCTGCGCAGCTCGTGGATCGTGACGCGCCTGCGCGGCGCGGTCTGGCTCGACATGGCTCGCTTCCTCCGGTGTAGGCCCCGTAGGCGGGGTCCTGCCCTTTCGCGAGATTACGCCATCCTTAATACGT includes:
- the panC gene encoding pantoate--beta-alanine ligase, translating into MNAPELITDPAAWQARCFAARDGGARLALVPTMGFLHDGHLSLLRAARARADEGGRRGLAVASIFVNPTQFGAGEDLSRYPRDLQGDLAKCAAAGIDWVLAPADPRAVFPPDFQTWVTVEGVSQGLCGASRPGHFRGVATVVAKLFNLTRPHVALFGEKDYQQLAVIRAMVRDLAMNVEVVGMPIVREPDGLARSSRNVYLSPEERGRALALSRALREAAELAGGGERDAASLRARARARLEDAGARVDYVEIVHPDSLAPVPRADPGCVMLVAAQVGATRLIDNLRLP
- the panB gene encoding 3-methyl-2-oxobutanoate hydroxymethyltransferase gives rise to the protein MSSQTAPRRRVTIHELRRMKDAGEKIAVVTAYDATAARLADAAGVDVVLVGDSLGMVVQGHESTLPVTLEHMIYHSAAVRRGLARSSGRAHLVGDMPFGSYQASADEAVKSAMRLVAEGGVESVKLEGGAEFVEVIRRIARAGVPVMGHIGLTPQAVHRMGGYVVQGKDSEKAQQLLRDARALELAGCYAIVLECIPAELARIISSQLRIPTIGIGAGLHCDGQVLVLNDLLGMDDAFTPKFVKRFGEIGQAISTAVGAYVGEVKRRVFPDDAHSFHSSTVRLVPAAPVDEDDGEPSGGVMGAPV